A portion of the Blastochloris tepida genome contains these proteins:
- a CDS encoding glycosyltransferase family 4 protein — protein MKILVATDAWQPQRNGVVRALQQTSAAAARLGVTFEFLTPQEFSTVPLPFYPEIPLSLARPSAVARRIRDSGADHVHVTTEGPLGFLARGACLEAGRPFTTSYLTKFPEYIAARAPVPQGLTYAALRWFHNAGAGVMVVTASFEKDLRARGFRNVMRWTRGVDADLFRPRPGVDLGLKRPVFLYVGRVAVEKNVEAFLELDLPGSKLVVGDGPSRAALERRYPEVRFVGAKDGEELAAHYACADVLVFPSRTDVFGNVMLEALAAGTPVAAFPVPGPLDAIGDAPVGVLDEDLRRACLAALDIPRQRCRDYALAHSWEASAKLFIGNVESVAGRNGRAAAQA, from the coding sequence ATGAAGATCCTGGTTGCGACGGATGCGTGGCAACCGCAGCGCAACGGCGTCGTTCGGGCCCTCCAGCAGACCAGCGCCGCCGCAGCCCGGTTGGGCGTCACCTTCGAGTTCCTGACCCCGCAGGAATTCTCCACGGTTCCGCTGCCCTTCTATCCGGAAATTCCGCTGTCGCTGGCGCGGCCGTCGGCGGTGGCGCGGCGCATCCGCGACTCGGGTGCCGACCATGTGCACGTCACCACCGAAGGTCCGCTCGGCTTCCTCGCCCGCGGCGCCTGCCTGGAGGCGGGGCGGCCGTTCACCACCAGCTATCTCACCAAGTTTCCCGAATACATCGCTGCCCGCGCGCCGGTGCCGCAGGGCCTCACCTATGCCGCGCTGCGCTGGTTCCACAATGCCGGCGCGGGCGTGATGGTGGTGACGGCGAGCTTCGAGAAGGATCTGCGGGCGCGCGGCTTCCGCAATGTCATGCGCTGGACCCGCGGCGTCGATGCCGACCTGTTCCGGCCGCGCCCCGGCGTCGATCTCGGGCTGAAGCGGCCGGTGTTCCTCTATGTCGGCCGCGTCGCGGTCGAGAAGAACGTCGAGGCCTTCCTCGAACTCGATCTGCCGGGCTCGAAGCTGGTGGTGGGCGACGGCCCCTCGCGCGCGGCGCTGGAGCGGCGCTATCCCGAGGTGCGGTTCGTCGGCGCCAAGGACGGCGAGGAGCTGGCGGCGCACTATGCCTGCGCCGACGTGCTGGTGTTCCCGAGCCGCACCGACGTGTTCGGCAATGTGATGCTGGAGGCGCTGGCGGCCGGGACGCCGGTCGCCGCCTTTCCGGTGCCGGGCCCGCTCGACGCCATCGGCGACGCGCCGGTCGGCGTGCTCGACGAGGATTTGCGGCGCGCCTGCCTCGCCGCACTCGACATCCCGCGCCAGCGCTGCCGCGACTACGCTTTGGCCCACAGCTGGGAGGCGAGCGCGAAGCTGTTCATCGGCAATGTCGAGTCCGTGGCCGGCCGCAACGGCCGGGCCGCCGCGCAGGCGTGA
- a CDS encoding UDP-2,3-diacylglucosamine diphosphatase has protein sequence MADARHFRSLFISDVHLGTKGCQADLLLDFIRHHDADTIYLVGDIIDGWRLRSGWYWPQAHNDVVQKLLRKGRKGARIIYLPGNHDEFLRDYYGTHFGGIEVQETAIHEAADGRRYLVIHGDVFDMVVRHARWLAFLGDWAYVFALGVNTYLNRVRRMFGLNYWSLSQWAKLKVKNAVNYIGDFEATLAGEAQRHQVDGVICGHIHHAAITDQHGTHYINCGDWVESCTAVAEHADGRFEIITWTTRAAAAEPDEEAETEAAAVPARAAA, from the coding sequence ATGGCAGACGCGCGGCACTTCCGGTCGCTGTTCATCTCCGACGTCCATCTCGGGACGAAGGGATGCCAGGCGGACCTGCTTCTCGATTTCATTCGCCACCACGACGCCGACACCATCTATCTGGTCGGCGACATCATCGACGGCTGGCGGCTGCGCAGCGGCTGGTACTGGCCGCAGGCGCACAATGACGTGGTGCAGAAGCTGCTGCGCAAGGGCCGCAAGGGCGCGCGCATCATCTATCTGCCGGGCAATCACGACGAGTTCCTGCGCGACTATTACGGCACGCATTTCGGCGGCATCGAGGTGCAGGAGACCGCGATCCACGAGGCCGCCGACGGCCGGCGCTATCTGGTGATCCATGGCGACGTGTTCGACATGGTGGTGCGCCACGCCCGCTGGCTCGCCTTCCTGGGCGACTGGGCCTATGTCTTCGCGCTCGGCGTCAACACCTATCTCAACCGCGTGCGCCGCATGTTCGGCCTCAATTACTGGTCGCTGTCGCAGTGGGCCAAGCTGAAGGTCAAGAACGCCGTCAACTACATCGGCGACTTCGAGGCGACGCTGGCCGGCGAGGCCCAGCGCCATCAGGTCGACGGCGTGATCTGCGGACATATCCACCATGCGGCCATCACGGACCAGCATGGCACCCACTACATCAATTGCGGCGACTGGGTGGAAAGCTGCACCGCGGTGGCCGAGCACGCCGACGGCCGCTTCGAGATCATCACCTGGACGACGCGGGCGGCGGCGGCCGAGCCGGACGAGGAAGCCGAGACCGAGGCGGCCGCGGTGCCGGCGCGGGCGGCCGCCTAG
- a CDS encoding fumarylacetoacetate hydrolase family protein yields MKLCRHGPRGREKPGLVAPDGTIRDLSGVMEELTGVADLAGAALAPRNLAKLKKLKPEQLPKVSSRARIGACVGGTRNFIGVGLNYADHAAETHAEVPKEPILFNKAPSCINGPDDDVMIPKDSKKTDWEVELAVVIGTRARYVDEKDALKFVAGFCICNDVSERSFQTERSGQWMKGKGCETFGPLGPWLVTPDEIKDVQNLDMWLDVNGERMQTGSTRTMVFGVSTLVSYVSQFLVLEPGDVITTGTPPGVGMAKKPPKYLRPGDVITLGVQGLGMQCQKVVACA; encoded by the coding sequence ATGAAACTCTGCCGCCACGGTCCTCGCGGCCGCGAGAAGCCCGGTCTTGTCGCGCCCGACGGCACCATCCGCGATCTCTCCGGCGTCATGGAGGAATTGACGGGCGTGGCGGATCTCGCCGGCGCGGCGCTGGCGCCGCGCAACCTCGCCAAGCTGAAGAAGCTCAAGCCGGAGCAGCTGCCCAAGGTGTCGAGCCGCGCGCGCATCGGCGCCTGCGTCGGCGGCACCCGCAACTTCATCGGCGTCGGGCTGAACTATGCCGACCACGCCGCCGAGACGCATGCCGAGGTGCCGAAGGAGCCGATCCTGTTCAACAAGGCGCCCTCCTGCATCAACGGCCCCGACGACGACGTGATGATCCCGAAGGATTCCAAGAAGACCGACTGGGAGGTCGAGCTCGCCGTCGTCATCGGCACCAGGGCACGCTATGTCGACGAGAAGGACGCGCTGAAGTTCGTCGCCGGCTTCTGCATCTGCAACGACGTCTCCGAGCGCAGCTTCCAGACCGAGCGCTCGGGCCAGTGGATGAAGGGCAAGGGCTGCGAGACGTTCGGGCCGCTCGGGCCGTGGCTCGTCACCCCCGACGAGATCAAGGACGTGCAGAACCTCGACATGTGGCTCGACGTCAATGGCGAGCGCATGCAGACCGGCTCCACCCGCACCATGGTGTTCGGCGTGTCGACGCTGGTCTCCTATGTCAGCCAGTTCCTGGTGCTGGAGCCCGGCGACGTCATCACCACCGGCACGCCGCCCGGCGTCGGCATGGCCAAGAAGCCGCCGAAATATCTGCGCCCCGGCGACGTCATCACGCTCGGCGTCCAGGGGCTCGGCATGCAGTGCCAGAAGGTGGTGGCGTGCGCGTGA
- a CDS encoding efflux RND transporter permease subunit: MSRFNLSAWAVRHQALVLFFIVVLAVTGAWSYTKLGRNEDPSFTVKVMVVTAVWPGATADEMNRQVADPIERRLQTLPWLDYVKTYTRPGFVALQVVLRDDTPPADVGELWYQVRKKVGDIKSDLPAGVIGPSFNDEYSDVYIAVFTLTAPEAKEADLVAAAERVRMGLLRVPDVEKVELIGEQARRIFVDISNAKLAQLGLTPQTIVDALSRQNAVVPAGFYDTRSERVTLRVTGALEGVEAVKAVPVAANGRAFRLGDIAEVSAGLEDPPSFRVRKTGERALGLAVAMKKGANVIALGEHLAVAAEALRRELPVGFELSQVTNQAEVVEEAISEFLFKFAVAVSIVLVVSFLSLGLRTGVIVALAVPLTLAGTFTAMLALGIDLQRVSLGALILSLGLLVDDAIIAIEMMVVKIEQGWERAKAATFAWESTAFPMLFGTLVTAAGFLPVGLAASSTGEYAGGIFKVIAIALIISWFVAVIFTPFLGLHLLPKSLEAKAKRFGHDEHAIYRTPAYERLRRIIRLAMRRKRMVVAATLLLLVGAGIGLKLLPQQFFPSSTRPELLAELRGPEGASFALADAEAKKIEALIADDPDVAWYTTFIGAGAPRFFLAFNPTLPNPNYALVLIQTRDEAARERVHAKLLQQAGQAEGAATLRVSRLELGPPVGYPVQLRVSGTELADIRRTAEDLRNVMRADRRTRDVDLEWGERAKTIELKVDQDRARLLGLDTSDVALALQMLLSGYEATQVRDGTRQVSVMLRAAPEDRMALDRIGDLVVATRDGRAIPVSQVARVAYGAEDPIIWKRNREMVLTVRADVAPGVQGPDVTADLLKRLPAEMKPLPPGVRIEAGGAYEESVRANGALFAVFPLMVVTMLVLIMIQVQSFSRTVLVFVTFPLGLIGAVAALLIAREPFGFVAILGVIALGGMIMRNTLILVDQIDQDLANGSSISEAILEATVRRARPVVLTALAAVLAFIPLTTNVFWGPMAYAMIGGLTMATVLTLVFLPAFAALWFRVGDPGAAETKAEAAA, from the coding sequence ATGTCCCGCTTCAACCTGTCGGCCTGGGCGGTGCGCCATCAGGCGCTGGTGCTGTTCTTCATCGTCGTGCTGGCGGTGACCGGCGCGTGGTCCTACACCAAGCTCGGCCGCAACGAGGATCCGAGCTTCACCGTCAAGGTGATGGTGGTCACCGCGGTGTGGCCGGGCGCCACCGCCGACGAGATGAACCGCCAGGTCGCCGATCCGATCGAGCGGCGGCTGCAGACGCTGCCTTGGCTCGATTACGTCAAGACCTACACCCGCCCCGGATTCGTGGCGCTGCAGGTGGTGCTGCGCGACGACACGCCGCCCGCCGATGTCGGCGAGCTGTGGTATCAGGTGCGCAAGAAGGTCGGCGACATCAAAAGCGACCTGCCGGCGGGCGTGATCGGCCCCTCCTTCAACGACGAATATTCCGATGTCTATATCGCGGTGTTCACGCTCACCGCGCCGGAGGCGAAGGAGGCCGATCTCGTCGCGGCCGCCGAGCGCGTGCGCATGGGCCTGTTGCGCGTGCCCGATGTCGAGAAGGTCGAGCTGATCGGCGAGCAGGCGCGGCGCATCTTCGTCGACATCTCCAACGCCAAGCTGGCGCAGCTCGGCCTCACCCCCCAGACGATCGTTGATGCGCTGTCGCGCCAGAATGCGGTGGTGCCGGCCGGCTTCTACGACACGAGAAGCGAGCGCGTGACGCTTCGCGTCACCGGCGCGCTGGAAGGCGTCGAGGCCGTGAAGGCCGTGCCGGTGGCGGCGAACGGCCGCGCCTTCCGGCTGGGCGACATCGCCGAGGTCTCGGCGGGGCTTGAGGATCCGCCGAGCTTTCGCGTGCGCAAGACCGGCGAGCGGGCGCTGGGGCTCGCGGTGGCGATGAAGAAGGGCGCCAACGTCATCGCGCTCGGCGAGCATCTCGCCGTCGCGGCCGAAGCGCTGCGGCGCGAGCTGCCGGTGGGCTTTGAGCTTAGCCAAGTCACCAACCAGGCCGAGGTGGTCGAGGAGGCGATCTCCGAGTTCCTGTTCAAGTTCGCCGTCGCGGTGTCGATCGTCCTCGTCGTGTCGTTTCTGTCGCTGGGGTTGCGGACCGGCGTCATCGTCGCGCTTGCCGTGCCGCTGACGCTCGCCGGCACCTTCACCGCGATGCTCGCCCTCGGCATCGACCTGCAGCGCGTGTCGCTCGGCGCGCTGATCCTGTCGCTGGGCCTTTTGGTCGACGATGCCATCATCGCCATCGAGATGATGGTGGTGAAGATCGAGCAGGGCTGGGAGCGCGCGAAGGCCGCCACCTTCGCCTGGGAGTCGACCGCGTTCCCGATGCTGTTCGGCACGCTGGTCACGGCCGCCGGCTTCCTGCCGGTGGGCTTGGCGGCCTCCTCGACCGGCGAATATGCCGGCGGCATCTTCAAGGTGATCGCGATCGCGCTGATCATCTCCTGGTTCGTGGCGGTGATCTTCACGCCGTTCCTCGGCCTGCATCTGCTGCCGAAATCGCTGGAGGCGAAGGCGAAGCGGTTCGGCCATGACGAGCACGCCATCTATCGCACGCCGGCTTACGAGCGGCTGCGCCGCATCATCCGCTTGGCGATGCGCCGCAAGCGCATGGTGGTGGCGGCGACGCTGCTGCTGCTGGTCGGCGCGGGCATCGGCTTGAAGCTGTTGCCGCAGCAGTTCTTCCCATCCTCGACGCGCCCCGAGCTGTTGGCCGAGCTGCGCGGGCCGGAGGGCGCCTCGTTCGCGCTGGCCGACGCCGAGGCGAAGAAGATCGAGGCGCTGATCGCCGACGATCCGGATGTCGCGTGGTACACCACCTTCATCGGTGCCGGCGCGCCGCGCTTCTTCCTCGCCTTCAATCCGACGCTGCCCAATCCGAACTACGCGCTGGTGCTGATCCAGACCCGGGACGAGGCGGCGCGCGAGCGCGTGCACGCCAAGCTGCTGCAGCAGGCCGGACAGGCGGAGGGCGCGGCGACGCTGCGCGTCAGCCGGCTCGAGCTCGGCCCGCCGGTCGGCTATCCGGTGCAGTTGCGCGTCTCCGGCACCGAGCTTGCTGACATCCGCCGCACCGCCGAGGATCTGCGCAACGTCATGCGTGCCGACCGCCGCACCCGCGACGTCGATCTCGAGTGGGGCGAGCGCGCCAAGACCATCGAGCTCAAGGTCGATCAGGACCGCGCGCGGCTGCTCGGGCTCGACACCAGCGACGTGGCGCTGGCGCTGCAGATGCTGCTGTCCGGCTATGAGGCGACGCAGGTGCGCGACGGCACGCGGCAGGTTTCGGTGATGCTGCGCGCCGCCCCCGAGGACCGGATGGCGCTCGACCGCATCGGCGATCTGGTGGTGGCGACGCGCGACGGCCGGGCGATTCCGGTGAGCCAGGTGGCGCGCGTCGCCTATGGCGCGGAAGACCCGATCATCTGGAAGCGCAACCGCGAAATGGTGCTCACCGTGCGCGCCGACGTCGCGCCCGGTGTGCAGGGGCCGGACGTCACCGCCGATCTCCTCAAGCGGCTGCCGGCCGAGATGAAGCCGCTGCCGCCCGGCGTGCGCATCGAGGCCGGCGGCGCCTATGAGGAGAGCGTGCGCGCCAATGGTGCGTTGTTCGCGGTGTTCCCGCTGATGGTCGTCACCATGCTGGTGCTGATCATGATCCAGGTGCAGAGCTTCTCGCGCACCGTGCTGGTGTTCGTCACCTTCCCGCTCGGGCTGATCGGCGCGGTGGCGGCGCTGCTGATCGCCCGCGAGCCGTTCGGCTTCGTCGCCATTCTCGGCGTCATCGCGCTGGGCGGCATGATCATGCGCAACACGTTGATCCTGGTCGATCAGATCGACCAGGATCTGGCGAACGGTTCCAGCATAAGCGAGGCGATCCTGGAGGCGACGGTGCGGCGCGCCCGGCCGGTGGTGCTCACCGCGCTGGCGGCGGTGCTGGCCTTCATCCCGCTCACCACCAACGTGTTCTGGGGGCCGATGGCCTACGCGATGATCGGCGGCCTGACCATGGCGACGGTGCTGACGCTGGTGTTCCTGCCGGCGTTCGCGGCGCTGTGGTTCCGGGTGGGCGATCCGGGGGCGGCGGAGACGAAGGCCGAGGCGGCGGCGTGA
- a CDS encoding efflux RND transporter periplasmic adaptor subunit: MPPRLIPAKPLISANPKFWLAPAVALGVAFATAGCTDGKAKQTAEPPRTVRVEAVRLVPLETAVTLTGTVRARHETPMAFRVPGKIAERLVDSGARVAAGAVLARLEAEDYRLALRAAEADVRAAQAEMERATAQEARTRDLAAKGHASQAALDQAVTTARAARERLDAATSQREIAANRLAYTELKAEADGVVMSVSAEPGQVVAEGHAILTLATGTAREAVVAVPESRLPALGTGEARVTFWAMPGRTVTARLRELSPEADPVTRTFLARFALDAAGDGLPLGITAQVTVTPAPTPQGGPAIAEVASTAVWWRGDQAMVWVADEAKGRLVEREVSIARLGAERAAVRGDLKPGDKVVVLGVHRLDATMPIRTSELN; the protein is encoded by the coding sequence ATGCCGCCGCGCCTGATCCCTGCGAAGCCCCTGATCTCGGCGAACCCGAAATTCTGGCTGGCGCCCGCCGTCGCGCTTGGTGTTGCGTTCGCGACGGCCGGCTGCACCGACGGCAAGGCCAAGCAGACGGCGGAGCCGCCGCGCACCGTTCGGGTCGAGGCCGTCCGGCTCGTGCCGCTGGAAACCGCCGTCACCCTCACCGGTACGGTGCGCGCCCGCCACGAGACGCCGATGGCCTTCCGCGTGCCCGGCAAGATCGCCGAGCGGCTGGTCGATTCCGGCGCGCGGGTTGCGGCCGGCGCCGTGCTGGCCCGCCTGGAAGCCGAGGACTACCGGCTGGCGCTGCGCGCCGCCGAGGCCGATGTGCGCGCCGCCCAGGCCGAGATGGAGCGCGCCACCGCCCAGGAAGCCCGCACCCGCGACCTTGCCGCCAAGGGCCACGCCTCGCAGGCCGCGCTCGATCAGGCGGTGACCACCGCCCGCGCCGCCCGCGAACGGCTCGACGCCGCGACGAGCCAGCGCGAGATCGCCGCCAACCGGCTGGCCTATACCGAGCTGAAGGCCGAGGCCGACGGCGTGGTGATGAGCGTTTCGGCCGAGCCCGGGCAGGTGGTGGCCGAGGGCCACGCCATCCTGACGCTCGCCACCGGCACCGCCCGCGAGGCGGTGGTCGCGGTGCCCGAAAGCCGCCTGCCGGCGCTGGGCACGGGCGAGGCCAGGGTGACGTTCTGGGCGATGCCGGGCCGCACCGTCACCGCACGGCTGCGCGAGCTGTCGCCCGAGGCCGACCCGGTGACCCGCACCTTCCTCGCCCGCTTCGCGCTCGACGCGGCCGGCGACGGCCTGCCGCTCGGCATCACCGCGCAGGTGACCGTCACCCCGGCGCCGACGCCGCAGGGCGGTCCGGCGATCGCTGAGGTGGCGTCGACCGCCGTGTGGTGGCGCGGCGATCAGGCGATGGTGTGGGTGGCCGACGAGGCCAAGGGCCGTCTCGTCGAGCGCGAGGTGTCGATCGCGCGGCTCGGGGCCGAGCGCGCCGCCGTGCGCGGCGATCTCAAGCCGGGCGACAAGGTGGTGGTGCTCGGCGTCCACCGGCTCGACGCCACCATGCCGATCCGCACCTCCGAGCTGAACTGA
- a CDS encoding TetR/AcrR family transcriptional regulator, giving the protein MGRSVASRHDDQSAPLRSGGDTPEARDTRARIVETAERLFRLYGYQKTTVADIARELGMSPANVYRFFPSKGAINEEVAASLVNRLLVTARAIAARPEPATARLASVVRTVHVQSCALFLDDRKMHDMVAVAMDENWSVVQDYIDAFVAIVGAILAEGASRGEFAPDAAASAKPAFGAFAAFFHPQLIEQCLREREEGDLDQMLRLVVRGLGGDPARIPPG; this is encoded by the coding sequence GTGGGCCGATCCGTTGCATCGCGTCACGACGACCAAAGCGCGCCGCTGCGCTCGGGCGGCGACACGCCCGAGGCGCGCGACACCCGCGCCCGCATCGTCGAGACCGCCGAGCGGCTGTTCCGGCTCTATGGCTACCAGAAGACCACGGTGGCCGACATCGCCCGCGAGCTCGGCATGTCGCCGGCCAATGTCTACCGCTTCTTCCCCTCCAAGGGCGCGATCAATGAGGAGGTGGCGGCAAGCCTCGTCAACCGCCTGCTCGTGACCGCCCGCGCCATCGCCGCCCGCCCGGAGCCGGCGACCGCCCGGCTCGCCAGCGTCGTGCGCACCGTCCACGTCCAGAGCTGCGCGCTGTTCCTCGACGACCGCAAGATGCACGACATGGTGGCGGTGGCGATGGATGAGAACTGGAGCGTGGTGCAGGACTATATCGATGCGTTCGTCGCCATCGTCGGCGCGATCCTGGCCGAGGGCGCGAGCCGCGGCGAGTTCGCCCCCGATGCCGCCGCCAGCGCCAAGCCGGCGTTCGGCGCCTTCGCGGCGTTCTTCCACCCGCAGCTCATCGAGCAGTGCCTGCGCGAGCGCGAGGAGGGCGACCTCGACCAGATGCTGCGGCTGGTGGTGCGGGGGCTCGGCGGCGATCCGGCGCGCATCCCGCCGGGGTGA
- a CDS encoding helix-turn-helix domain-containing protein — protein MPGRGSFRTGLDEGAQQLTGQLGKTVQRLRKAYNLSLSDLAEQSGVAKSIISQIERNETNPTLATIWRLSQALDVSIERFLASSEEQPFIETLSRGDTPLLVSEDGKVRLAIIGWIKTVEWLQWYDLVAEPGGVLESDGHQRGSVECLSVISGVMEVEIGDVVERAGPGETLRYRCDRRHVVRNAGAEPAHATMVCILKAAVME, from the coding sequence ATGCCGGGACGGGGTTCTTTCCGCACGGGGCTTGACGAGGGGGCGCAGCAGCTCACCGGCCAGCTCGGCAAGACCGTCCAGCGCCTGCGCAAGGCCTATAACCTGTCGCTGTCCGACCTCGCCGAGCAGTCCGGCGTGGCGAAATCGATCATCAGCCAGATCGAGCGCAACGAGACCAACCCGACGCTCGCCACCATCTGGCGCCTCAGTCAGGCGCTCGACGTGTCGATCGAGCGCTTCCTCGCCTCCTCCGAGGAGCAGCCCTTCATCGAGACGCTGAGCCGGGGCGACACGCCGCTCCTGGTGTCCGAGGACGGCAAGGTGCGGCTCGCCATCATCGGCTGGATCAAGACCGTCGAATGGCTGCAGTGGTACGACCTCGTCGCCGAGCCGGGCGGCGTGCTGGAGTCGGACGGCCACCAGCGCGGCTCGGTCGAGTGCCTGTCGGTGATCTCGGGCGTGATGGAGGTGGAGATCGGCGACGTCGTCGAGCGCGCCGGCCCCGGCGAGACGCTGCGCTACCGCTGCGACCGCCGCCACGTGGTGCGCAATGCCGGGGCGGAGCCGGCCCACGCCACCATGGTGTGCATCCTCAAGGCGGCGGTGATGGAATAA
- the thiD gene encoding bifunctional hydroxymethylpyrimidine kinase/phosphomethylpyrimidine kinase yields MTAIAVTIAGSDSGGGAGIQADLKTLSALGVFGASVITALTAQNTLGVQGIFDVPPDFVTAQIDSVFSDLAVGAVKIGMLSRPETIAAVAAGLDRWQAANVVLDPVMVATSGDKLITPEAIEALKSQLLPRALVATPNLHEAAALLETAVAADEAAMAAQGQAILAMGPRAVLIKGGHFAGPDAVDLLIRPDSVVRLALARIATANTHGTGCTLSSAIAAGLAKGLALDAAVMAAKDYVTRAIAAGDRLTIGRGRGPTHHFHAWW; encoded by the coding sequence ATGACCGCGATCGCCGTCACCATTGCGGGCTCGGATTCCGGCGGCGGCGCCGGCATCCAGGCGGACCTGAAGACGTTATCGGCGCTCGGCGTGTTCGGCGCCAGCGTCATCACCGCGCTCACCGCCCAGAATACGCTGGGCGTGCAGGGCATCTTCGACGTGCCGCCGGACTTCGTCACCGCCCAGATCGACAGCGTATTCTCGGATCTTGCGGTCGGCGCGGTGAAAATCGGCATGCTGTCGCGCCCGGAGACCATCGCCGCGGTGGCGGCCGGGCTCGACCGCTGGCAGGCCGCAAACGTCGTGCTCGACCCGGTGATGGTCGCCACCTCCGGCGATAAGCTGATCACGCCCGAGGCGATCGAGGCGTTGAAAAGCCAGCTCTTGCCGCGGGCGCTGGTGGCGACGCCCAATCTGCACGAGGCAGCCGCCCTGCTTGAGACGGCGGTGGCGGCCGACGAGGCGGCGATGGCGGCGCAGGGTCAGGCGATTTTGGCGATGGGGCCGCGCGCGGTGCTGATCAAGGGCGGCCATTTCGCCGGGCCCGATGCGGTCGACCTGCTGATCCGGCCGGACAGCGTCGTGCGGCTGGCGCTGGCCCGCATCGCCACCGCCAACACCCACGGCACCGGCTGCACGCTGTCGTCGGCGATTGCCGCCGGCCTCGCCAAGGGGCTGGCGCTCGACGCGGCGGTCATGGCCGCCAAGGACTATGTGACCAGGGCCATCGCCGCCGGCGACCGGCTGACCATCGGCCGCGGCCGCGGGCCGACGCACCATTTTCATGCGTGGTGGTAA
- the thiE gene encoding thiamine phosphate synthase, with protein sequence MKLDPSVYVLIDPDQTFGHEPVALARAAAQSGATLIQLRDKRGAIRPAIELARAMTAALAPLGVPLLVNDRVDVAMAAGADGVHLGQDDMDPATARRLLGPRAIIGQTVKTAAHVAALPPGAVDYAAVGGVFATLSKNNPEPPLGLAGLALRIAALKARKAGLPVVAIAGIDAGNAGDVIRAGADGVAVISAVAKAADPAAAVAAIRQAVDKAVEEARGAR encoded by the coding sequence ATGAAGCTCGATCCTTCCGTCTACGTTCTCATCGACCCCGACCAGACCTTCGGCCACGAGCCGGTGGCGCTGGCGCGCGCCGCGGCGCAGAGCGGGGCGACGCTGATCCAGCTTCGCGACAAGCGCGGCGCCATTCGCCCGGCGATCGAGCTGGCCCGGGCGATGACGGCGGCGCTGGCGCCGCTCGGAGTGCCGCTCTTGGTCAATGACCGGGTGGACGTGGCGATGGCGGCCGGCGCCGACGGCGTCCATCTCGGCCAGGACGACATGGACCCGGCGACGGCGCGCCGCCTGCTCGGCCCGCGCGCCATCATCGGCCAGACCGTCAAGACCGCCGCACACGTCGCGGCCCTGCCGCCGGGCGCGGTCGATTACGCGGCGGTGGGCGGCGTGTTCGCCACCCTCAGCAAGAACAATCCCGAGCCGCCTCTGGGGCTTGCCGGCTTGGCCTTGCGCATCGCAGCCCTGAAGGCGCGCAAGGCCGGTCTTCCGGTCGTGGCGATCGCCGGCATCGACGCCGGCAATGCCGGCGATGTCATCCGGGCCGGCGCCGACGGCGTGGCGGTGATCTCGGCGGTGGCGAAGGCCGCCGATCCGGCGGCCGCGGTGGCGGCGATCCGCCAAGCGGTCGACAAGGCGGTCGAAGAGGCGCGGGGGGCACGATGA
- the thiM gene encoding hydroxyethylthiazole kinase, producing the protein MSSRPLADTAADILDRVRERAPRVHCITNTAAQVLTANMLLAIGAVPSLTISADEVAAFVSGADAVLVNLGTLDAARRQAALIALDEADENRTPWVLDPVFCDRSAARAAFARDLAAREPELVRANRAEVAALTGQDIEDVESAAFDRFALDNLTVLAMTGPTDIVTDGTKRLAIANGHPLMARATAIGCAGTALIAACLAVEDDPFVAAGVGLLALGIAGEVAAAGARGPGTFVPRLIDAVYLLDRHTLTTRARTAGPLDVKP; encoded by the coding sequence ATGAGTTCTCGGCCGCTGGCGGACACCGCCGCCGACATTCTCGACCGCGTGCGCGAGCGCGCCCCGCGCGTCCATTGCATCACCAACACCGCCGCCCAGGTGCTGACCGCCAACATGCTGCTGGCGATCGGCGCGGTGCCGTCGCTGACCATCTCGGCCGACGAGGTCGCGGCCTTCGTGTCGGGCGCGGATGCCGTGCTGGTCAATCTCGGCACGCTCGACGCGGCACGGCGGCAGGCGGCGCTGATCGCGCTCGACGAGGCTGACGAGAACCGCACCCCCTGGGTGCTCGACCCGGTGTTCTGCGACCGCTCGGCGGCGCGGGCGGCGTTCGCCCGCGATCTCGCGGCCCGCGAGCCGGAGCTGGTGCGCGCCAACCGCGCCGAGGTGGCGGCCCTGACCGGCCAGGACATTGAGGACGTCGAATCGGCGGCGTTCGACCGCTTCGCCCTCGACAATCTCACCGTGCTGGCGATGACCGGGCCGACCGACATCGTCACCGACGGCACCAAGCGGCTCGCCATCGCCAATGGCCATCCGCTGATGGCGCGGGCGACCGCGATCGGCTGCGCCGGCACCGCGCTGATCGCCGCCTGCCTCGCGGTGGAGGACGATCCGTTCGTCGCGGCCGGCGTCGGCCTGCTGGCGCTCGGCATTGCCGGCGAGGTGGCGGCCGCCGGGGCGCGCGGCCCCGGCACCTTCGTGCCGCGACTGATCGATGCCGTCTATCTCCTCGACCGCCATACGCTGACGACCCGCGCCAGGACCGCCGGCCCGCTCGACGTGAAGCCCTGA